Proteins encoded in a region of the Enterococcus gilvus ATCC BAA-350 genome:
- a CDS encoding L-ribulose-5-phosphate 4-epimerase, translating into MLEQLKETVCKENKALPKNGLVLWTSGNVSAKDPETEYVVIKPSGIHFDDLTPDDMIVVDLAGTVIEGRLSPSVDTESHLYVYNHCPEVYGITHTHSPYATAFSIAGESLPIYTTTSAAVFGKTIPLSKIAAVGEKAIGAEIVRCYQETNCPAILLKNHGVFTVGKSATHSLKNAVILEETTQSVFYARSLNPELQPLDDEYISEVFDFYQNNYGQK; encoded by the coding sequence ATGCTTGAGCAACTAAAAGAGACGGTATGCAAGGAAAATAAAGCGCTTCCTAAAAATGGATTGGTATTGTGGACGAGCGGAAATGTCAGTGCAAAAGATCCTGAGACGGAATACGTGGTCATCAAACCCAGCGGTATTCATTTTGATGATTTAACACCTGACGACATGATTGTTGTTGATTTAGCAGGAACTGTGATTGAGGGACGTTTATCTCCTTCCGTTGATACAGAATCACACTTATATGTATACAATCATTGTCCTGAAGTTTACGGAATCACACACACGCACTCTCCATACGCAACTGCTTTTTCGATCGCTGGAGAATCTCTTCCTATTTATACAACTACTTCTGCAGCCGTTTTTGGAAAAACGATCCCTCTCTCTAAAATCGCTGCCGTTGGTGAAAAGGCCATCGGTGCCGAGATCGTCCGGTGCTACCAAGAAACAAACTGTCCAGCAATACTATTAAAAAACCACGGTGTTTTCACCGTAGGAAAATCTGCTACCCACTCCCTGAAAAATGCGGTCATTTTAGAAGAAACCACTCAGAGTGTTTTTTATGCCCGTTCATTAAATCCTGAATTGCAGCCATTGGATGACGAGTATATCTCTGAGGTTTTTGATTTCTATCAAAATAACTATGGTCAAAAATAA